TTCCGGCACTGCAGGCTTACTCTATATCATGTTTTTAGCGGGTTTGGAAATAGACATGAACGAATTCAAAAAAAACAAATTCAAAAGCCTTTTGTTTGGATTGTTTACGTTTTCAATCCCCATGGCTTTCGGAATTTTAGTGGGTATTTTTATACTGAAATTTTCCGTACTCACATCGGTTTTACTTGCCAGTATGTTCGCTTCACACACCCTTATTGCCTACCCCATTTTAGGTAAATTCGGCATTGCAAAAAACCGGGCAGTAAATCTTGTTGTAGGTGGCACCATGATAACTGACACCCTGGCACTTTTAGTATTGGCGATTATTGTTGGCATGACCAAAGATACTGTAAATACTGAATTCTGGATTCGCCTTATTATATCCGTCATTATTTTTGGAATTATCGTTTTATACGGTTTTCCAATTTTGGGAAGATGGTTTTTAAAGCGCTTTCAAGACAATATTTCACAATACATTTTTGTTTTAGTCATTCTTTTTCTAGGAGCTTTTTTAGCTGAAGCTGCAGGTATCGAAGCCATTATCGGTGCCCTGCTTTCGGGTTTTGCACTTAACAGGTTAATTCCTTCCACATCCCCATTAATGAACCGCATTGAGTTTGTTGGTAACGCCATTTTTATTCCTTTTTTCTTAATAGGTGTGGGTATGTTGATAGATTATCGCGCATTTTTTACGGATTTTGAAACCATCTTAGTCGCTTTGGTTATGACAATTGCAGTGACATTAGCAAAGTTCATTGCAGCTTGGGCAACACAAAAATCGTTTAAATTTTCGAAAGATGAGCGCCATATTATTTTTGGTTTGAGTATTGCACATGCTGCCGTTACATTGGCAACAGTTTCGGTAGGTTACAATATTATTATTGGCGAAACCGCCACCGGAGAGCCTATAAGGCTATTAGGGGAAAGCATTCTAAACGGTACCATTATCATGATTTTGGTAACCTGTACCATTTCAACTTTCGTGGTTCAAAAAGGAGCAAGAAACCTATCGTTATTTCAATCTACCGCAAAAGACAAAAAAAATGTGGAAAATGAGGAAAAAATACTCATTGCCATTAACAATGCCGAAACGGCTGAAGAATTAATTGGTTTGAGCACCATTATAAAATCCAAAGAAAATAAAAACGCCCTGTTTGCATTACATGTCATCAATAACGACACTAACGATTTAAACGCTGAAACAAGTGCTGTTAAACTATTGGACAAGGCCCTAAAAATAGGCGCTTCTACCGATATTAAACTCAACAAATTGCTGCGCTACGATTTGAATATCATGAATGGTATTTTAAACGTTGCTAAAGAAAAAAAGGCAACCGATTTAGTATTAGGTTTGCACGTTAAAACAAATATCTCCGAATCGTTTTTAGGCGAATTAACCGAAGGCGTTTTATCAAAATGCAACGCCACCAGTTTTATTTACAAGGCGTCACAACCCATCGCCACTATAAAAAGGCATATTGTTATTATGCCAAATCATGTAGAAAACGAAGTTGGTTTTCCTTTTTGGCTGCTTAAAATCTGGAACATCTCTTACAATACGGGTGCTAAACTTATTTTTTATGGCACCGAACAAACCATAAAAGTGATTCAGAATATTCATGAGGAACACCCTATTGATGCCGATTTTGTAACTTTTAATAATTGGAATAACGCCAAGGCAATGTCTGGTAATATTAAGTTAGACGATAATTTAATTTTTATTTTAACCAGAAAAGACGAACCTTCTTATCATAAAAACATAAAAAATATTTCCATTTACTTAACCCGTTATTTTAAATCGAATAATTTCATTTTGGTTTATCCCATTATGAAAGATCTCACCGTTAATGAAACCATCGAATTTAACAATCCATCTTTACTTGAACCCTTAGAAAAACTGGATGAAATTGGCAAAAATATTGCGAATGTGTTTCGGAGAAAGTAAGATTTCAATAAGTAGGGAAGGTTTATAAAAAGATAAATATTTTACGTAAACACGTTAAACGAACCTTTCGAAAAAAACTCCTAACCCAAACTAGCCAAACTAGCTTTTAAAGTTTCCAGTTTAGCCAAGGCATCAGCTTCTTTTTTACGTTCATTGGCAATAACCTGTTCCGGTGCACCAGCTACAAAACGTTCGTTTGAGAGTTTCTTTTGCACCGATTTTAAAAAGCCTTCCGTATAATTTAACTCTTCCGTTAGTTTTTTAATTTCCTCTTCCACATTTACAGAACCTGCCATAGGCACAAAATACTCATTGGATTTTACCCTGAACGTTAAGGCACCATCTACAGTTTCAGAAACATAATTTATACCTTCCAGATTTCCGAGTTTAATAATCACCTCATCAAAGGTTGTATGGGCTTTTTCATTATTAATAACTGAAAAAGCAATGGCATCTTTAAAGGCTATATTTTTCTGGGCTCTTATATTCCTAATGCCTGAAATCACTTCCGAAGCAAATTCAAATTCGGTAATTAATGCTTCATTTATCGATTTTGGGTCTGGCCATTTTGAAATAATCAAAGCTTCTTCAGGCGTTCTTTCTGCGATATAATGCCAAATGTCTTCGGTTAAAAAGGGCATAAATGGATGCATTATTTTTAAGTTGTTTTCAAAAATGGCAATGGCACTTTTAAATGTTTTGGCATCTATTGGTTTTTGATATTCCGGTTTTATCATTTCTAAAAACCAACCACAAAAATCATCAAAAATCAGCTTGTAAATAGTCATTAATGCATCGCTTAATCGGTATTTACTAAAATGATCTTCTATTTCCAATAAAGCTTTTTGGAATTTAGATTCGTACCAATCTATCGCTATCTTGCTGGAATTTGGTTGCGGAATGGTACCATCAATCTCCCAACCATCAACCAAGCGGTAAGCGTTCCATACTTTATTTCCAAAACCTTTACCTTGTTGGCAAAGTGATTCATCAAACATCAAATCGTTACCTGCAGCTGAACTCAACAACAACCCTACGCGAACACCATCGGCGCCGTAATCGTCAATCAACTTTAAAGCATCAGGAGAATTGCCTAATTGCTTTGACATTTTTCTCCCTTGTTTATCACGAACCAACCCTGTTAAATAGACGTTTTCAAAAGGTTTTTCGCCTTTATATTCGTAGCCAGCAATAATCATACGGGCAACCCAAAAGAATAAAATATCGGGACCAGTCACTAAATCGTTGGTTGGATAGTAATATTTTATGTCTTTATTTTCTGGATTTCTAATACCATCAAACACACTCATGGGCCATAACCAAGATGAGAACCAGGTGTCTAAAGCATCCGTATCTTGAGTTAGGTTGCTGGTTGTTAGTTGTTGGTTGTTGGTTTTTTGTTTTGCTAATTTTAAAGCTTCCTCTATAGTTTCAGCAACTACAAAATGGTCTTTGCCGTCGCCATAATAATAGGCTGGAATTTGTTGTCCCCAAAGTAACTGACGGGAAATATTCCAATCGCGAATATTCTCCATCCAATGGCGGTAAGTGTTTTCAAATTTCTTAGGGAATAGTTTAATTTCAGCGTTTTCACCTAAAACAGCTTCAATGGCAGGTTTTACCAAATCTTCCATTTTCAAAAACCACTGATCTGATAATCGGGGTTCTATAACGGCTTTGGTTCTTTCTGAGGTTCCTACTTTATTAAGGTGGCTTTCGGTTTTAACCAAAAACCCTTTGTCTTCCAATTCTTTGGTAATCTCTTTTCTAACGACAAAGCGGTCTTTTCCTTGATAATGCAAACCAAAACTGTTAAGAGACGCATCATCATTAAAAATATCAATAACTTCAAGATTGTGTTTATCTCCTAAGCTTTTATCGTTTTCATCATGTGCCGGTGTTACTTTTAAACAGCCTGTACCGAACTCCATATCTACATAGTCATCTTCAATAATCGGAATGACACGATTGCAAATAGGCACTATGGCCTTTTTACCTTTTAAATGTTTAAAACGCTCATCATTCGGATTGATACAAATAGCAGTATCTCCAAAAATGGTTTCTGGGCGTGTTGTAGCGATCGTTAAATAGTCCTCCCCTTGCCCTTCTGAAGGCGGAGAACCATCTTCGGTGAGGATTTTATATTTTAAATAATATAAATTGCCTTGACGTTCTTCGTATATAACTTCTTCATCAGAAAGTGTTGTTTTTGCCTCAGGATCCCAATTAACCATACGGTATCCTCTATAAATCAGTCCTTTGTTAAACAAATCAACAAACACTTTGATAACCGCTTCACTCATATCGTCATCCATAGTGAATTTGGTTCTATCCCAATCACATGAACATCCTAATTTTTTGAGTTGCTCTAGAATGACGCCACCATATTCGTGCGTCCAATCCCATGCATGCTTTAAAAATTCTTCACGAGATAAATTATTTTTATCAATGCCTTGTTCCTTTAGTTTAGCAACTACTTTGGCTTCGGTAGCAATAGATGCATGATCTGTACCAGGGACCCAACAGGCATTTTTACCTTGCAAACGAGCACGACGAATCAATACATCTTGAATCGTATTATTAAGCATATGCCCCATGTGCAGTACGCCAGTGACATTTGGCGGCGGAATTACAATGGTATATGGCTCCCTTTCGTCTGGTTCTGAATGAAAGTAATTATGTTTCATCCAGTAGTTATACCACTTAGTTTCTACCTGACTTGCATCATATTTTGAAGGCATTTGCATACTTTGGAATAGTTTTTGAATAATAATTCGCAAAAGTACTTATATTTCTTTTTGTATAAAAGATAAATACAGGTTGATAAAAACAACCCTGTATTATTTTAACAATTTTTAATAATTATAATAGAAAAGTTATATGTACTTTTAACCAATACGTTTGCAAAAAAAACCAGTACTTTGACCTATTATTTTTGCTGTTTATAGAAAAAATAAGTATGTTTGGAGTGAATTTTAATGCAAAAAAGACTGTTATTATGGCTTAAATGACTGAGTCATCAACATCTAAAAGAAGCAAAACAACAAAGCAAATACAATAACAATGAAAAAATTATTTACAGTTTTATTTATCGGATTAGTAAGTTTAGCTATTAATGCACAAGAAAAGGTAGCTAAAATCGAGTTTAAATCGGACACTATAGATTACGGAACTATTGAAAAAGGTTCTAATGGGGTGCGTGTTTTCGAATTTACGAATACAGGTAATGCGCCTTTAATAATATCCAATGTGACTTCTAGTTGTGGCTGTACTATTCCTAAAAAACCCGATGCTCCTATTTTACCTGGGAAAACTGGAGAAATTGAGGTAAAGTATGACACCAATAGAGTTAATCCTATAAGAAAAACAATTACGGTTATCTCTAATGCAGATACACCAACTGTTGCCTTAAAAATTAAAGGTGAAGTTGTAGACACTAAAAGTGGTAGTGTACTTGAAAAAACAGAGAAAAGTGTTGTACAGCAATAAAAAAATAAAATACAATTTATAAAAAGTCCCTAAGTGTTTACTTAGGGACTTTTTCATTTAAAATGGGTTTTCTAAGTTAAAGCTAAAGTTCATTTCTTTTCCTTTCCTATCTACTTTTAGCTTTATGTGTTTCCCAGCATCATCATAAAACTTGTGCATAACATCCTGCAACGAAAACTGATGTGTTGGTTTATTATTTATTCTTAAAACAACATCCCCAATAAGTAAACCTGCTTTTTTAGCGGGAGAACCATCGCGTAATTCTACAATAGTATATGCTGGTTTTAACGACACTTTATACTGAGTATCAAAAACAATTTTAGTGTTATTTCTGGCATCATCACTCCCCATTATCCCCGATCTTTCTTTTAAAATCCTATCGTCTATTTCTTTAACCAGCCTCACACCGTCGTGTGCCAGCTCAATACCACTCTTATTGTAATTGAATTTTTCTTTAAATAAAGCATTTTTTTTAAGTGTAATGAGTGCTCTTTGATAGTCGAAAATAATATTAAATCGCTTCAAAGCATTCCCTGCCAAACTTCCATTTCGGCTCTTAAATTTTCTTGCAAATGAAATTGATGCACTATCAGGATAGGCAACGTTGGCATTTTCTAAAACAAAACTCTTTAATGATAACGCATCAATTTTAGTACGCTTTCCATACACGCTTCCGCTTAACCCATGTCCCAAAAAATCATTAAAAAAAGCATCGCTTGATTTAATACCTAATGAATCGTTTTCAAACAACCATAACGCATCGCTTCCTCCTGAATCTATTAAAAGCTTCACTGGTATTTTTTTATTGTCAATGGTAACTTCTACATTTATATATGGTTTGCTGTTGTAGAATTCTAAATTAAAAGTCTCGCACTTTCTACATTTTTTATACCGATAGGCTTCAGGCTCGGTTAACTTTAAATATTTCCTTGAATAGTTTACCTCAACTATAAGATCTCTAAAAACATCATTACCTATAATACCATGAACGGGAAACCCTAGTTTGGGAGCTAAATCTAAATTAGCCTCAAATATGGCATATAACTCCTGTTTTAGATTTATAGCATCACCTATTTTAATAACATTATCATCAGATTTTAATGCTTCAACCAATTCCCCTTCACCCAAGCCTCTTAAAAAAATAGTTTCGGTGTTTTTAATTTTTAAAGTATCAGAAACGTTTAAAAAATTAAAAATAATGGCCTTACTCACACCTGTATCCAATAAAAAAGAAAGTGTAACACCATTAATTTCTACAGGAATAATGATTAAATTATTTATAAGTTTAAACTTTACCTTATCTGATCTGTGTTTATTTTGAATAGTAAATTTCCCCTGTGAAAAACCAAGGTTATTCAACAAAAAAACAACCCATATAAAAATCACAAACCTTTTCATAGAAAATAATCACTGGTTAGATTCATTCAATTTACAAATCTTTATGACATCTAATTTATTTTTAGCTCACTTTTTAAAAAAACTTTAAGATAATTTTCTCAACTTTGCGCCTCATAATTAATAAAAATGCCAACTATATCTAGAAAAGGGCTTTTAATGCCCGAATCACCTATACGTAAACTAGTTCCTTATGCAGAACAAGCCACTAAGAATGGAAAGGCTATTTACTATTTAAACATAGGACAACCTGATATAAAAACACCCGAAGTCGCCTTAAATGCGGTTAGAGAAAATGATGTAGAGATACTTTCATATTCGAGATCTGAAGGTTCTGATACTTACAGGAAAAAATTAGCTGCTTATTATAATAAATATGATATTAAAGTATCTCATGAAGATATTATAGTAACCACTGGCGCTAGTGAAGGTTTATTATTTTTGTTTAGCAGCATCATGGATCCGGGAGATGAAGTTATTATTTCTGAGCCTTTTTATGCTAATTACATTGCGTTTTCAACCTCATCGGGCGTTAACGTTGTACCAGCTATTTGTAGTATTGAAGATAATTTCGCATTACCTTCCATCGAAACTTTCGAAAAACTAATTACACCAAAAACCAAGGCTATTTTAATTTGTAACCCAGGAAATCCAACGGGTTATTTATATTCGAAAGAAGAAATAGAAAAACTGGCTGCTTTGGCAATTAAGCACGATTTATTTTTAGTTGCCGACGAAGTGTATCGCGAGTTTGTTTACGATGGCAACACCCACTACTCTATTATGCAAGTAGATGGACTGGAAGAACATGCCGTAGTGATTGACTCGGTATCAAAACGATACAGCATGTGCGGTGCGCGTGTTGGCTGTTTGGTTTCTAAAAATAAAACCGTTTTAAAAACCGTTTTAAAATTTGCACAGGCACGTTTAAGTCCGCCAACCTACGCACAAATTGCTAGTGAAGCTGCTTTAGATACGCCTCAAAGTTATTTTGATGATGTTATTGCTGAATATGTTGATAGACGCGACACCCTTATTAAAGAATTACTAAAAATTGATGGTGTAAAAGTAGCAAAACCAAAAGGTGCCTTTTATTGCATTGTAGAATTGCCCATAAAAAACTCGGACGATTTTGCGCAGTGGCTTTTGGAACATTTTGATATTAATGGTGAAACCGTAATGGTTGCCCCTGCTGGCGGGTTTTACTCCACACCTGGTTTGGGATTAAACCAAGTACGTATAGCGTACGTACTCAAAAAAGAAAGCTTAATAAAAGCCGTACATATTTTAAAAGAAGCTCTTAAAGTTTATAAAGATTAGTGCAAATTCAACAAAACATATCTCTAAAGCCTTTTAATACCTTTGGTATTGATGTTTCTGCTAACTATTTTGTATCGGTTTCTACTATTGAAGAATTAAAACACATTCTATCCTTAAAAGATTATCGAAATAAACTTGTTTTAGGCGGTGGTAGTAATATGTTGCTTACCAAGGATTTTGAAGGACTTGTTATCCATATTAATCTTAAGGGAATTGAAATAGTTTTTGAAGATTCCGATTTTGTATTTGTAAAAGCAAATGCGGGTGAAAATTGGCATGAGTTTGTACTTTGGTGTATTAATAATGATTTTGGAGGTATTGAAAACTTAGCGTTAATTCCAGGTAATGTTGGCACAACACCTATTCAAAATATTGGTGCTTATGGTGTGGAAATTAAAGATACGTTCGAGTCTTGCGATGCCATTTCCATAGAAAAACATGCTATAGAAACCTTTAAAAAACAAGATTGTCATTTCGATTATAGAAACTCCATCTTCAAAAATGAAGCAAAAGGCAAATACATAGTTACCAGCGTTACATTCAAACTAACCAAACAAAACCACCAACTTCATATAAATTATGGTACTATTGCCTCCGAATTGGAAGCTATGCACATTAAGAATCCAACCATTCAAGATATTTCAAAAGCTGTAATTTCCATTCGTGAAAGCAAATTACCAAATCCGAAAATTATTGGAAATAGTGGCAGTTTCTTTAAAAACCCGGTTGTACCTATAACGCATTACAACAAATTACTTCAAAATTTTGCAGATATGCCTAGTTACCCGGTTTCGAACACTGAAGTAAAAATTCCTGCGGGTTGGCTTATTGAAAAAGCAGGCTTTAAAGGCAAACGTTTTGGTAACTATGGCGTTCATAAAAACCAAGCTTTAGTACTTGTAAATTACGGGAAGGCTAAGGGTTCAGATATTTTAAACCTTTCAATTTTAATACAAGAAACAATTAAGCGTCTTTTTGATGTTTATATAGAAGCCGAAGTAAATATCATATAATACCAAAGAAATCTCTAACTTTGACAATATTTAAATTGAATTTACCTTGATCTCATCCATAGAAAAAGAAATAGTTAGCCTGTTGGAACGTGGTGACAAAAAAGCCATTACCATACTGTATGAAAACTATGCAGATGCCTTATATGGTGTTATAAAAAAAATTATAGCAGACGACGATACAGCGCAAGATGTGCTTCAAGAAAGTTTCGTAAAAATATGGCGGTACTCAAAAAAATACGATTCCAGTAAAGCAAAACTCTTTACTTGGCTTTACCGAATAGCCTATAATACTGCTATAGATAAAGTGAGATCGCAAAAAAACAAAGACGGTAAAGAAGTCCAAATAGAAAATTCCAACGTATATAAGATATCAGCAGACGAATTAAATCAGGATGTCATGGACATGCAAAAACACCTGAATAGTTTGGACGAAAAATATCAAATAGTAATAAATGCACTCTTTTTTGAGGGCATGACCCAACAAGAAGCCAGCGAAGAACTAGACATTCCGCTGGGTACTATAAAATCGAGATTAAAAATTGGATTGCGCGAATTGAAAAAAATTTACAGTCCTTAATTAAACCAGTCATGAATGCGAAAATAATTACTTTTTTAAATTCTGGTCTATTAGAAAAATACCTATTGGACAATACGACCTCTGCCGAAACAGAAACGGTTGAGTCTTATATTTCAAAATATCCAGAAGTACAGAATGCTTACAATACATTACAACACAATCTAGAAATAGTTGCAAAAAGTAATGCTATTGAAGCCCCTAAAAGCATCTTAAATAATATTTTAGATGAACTTGATGAAGCACCAATTGTAAAGATGAATGCTACGACTAGACAAAAGTTATGGTACAAATTTAGTGTTGCTGCCAGTATAGCTGCTTTAATATTTGCAGGAAATTCTTATTTCTTGCATTTAAAAAACGAAAAGTTAGCCGAAGAAAACCAAATAGTGGTTGATGAAATTTTCGACTTGCGTAGCGATATTGATGCAAACAACAAAAAGTTAGACAACATTATGCAACAATTTATGGAGCTTAATGATCCCGACACCTATAAATACATCATGCAAGGTAACGGTCGTGCAAAAAACCTAAAAACGGTGGCTTATATAAATCCTAAAGATAAAACATCGATGATAGATGTGGTATCATTACCTCAATTACCAGAAGAGCAATGCTACCAAATTTGGGCAGAGCTACAAGGGAAAATGGTTAGCTTAGGTATTTTAACAGATGCAGACAGGCAACTTAAAAAAATTCCATATACCGAAAATGCTTTGGGCTTAAATATTACCATAGAACCAAAGGGTGGTAATACCGTTGCATCGTTAGACAATACCGTCGCCGAAATAGATTTACAATAGTTATAATAATATAAAACCCATTAAGAAAAAGCCTCATTTGACATTCAAAAATGAGGCTTTTTTATGCTTTTAGATGGTAGCTATAATGACTTTAGGCTTCCTTTAAATTTGTTTGAAGCAAAAATTTATAGATTATCCCTCCAGCTACCGCTCCTAAAATAGGCGCCACCCAAAACAACCATAATTGGGAAATTGCTGGTCCACCTACAAAAATTGCTTGCGAAAGCGATCTAGCAGGGTTTACCGAGGTATTTGTAATAGGAATAGAAATTAAATGTATAAGCGTTAACCCCAAACCAATAGCAATTCCTGCAAATTTTCCGTTAGCCAATTTATCTGTTGCCCCCATAATAATTATAAGGAAAAACATGGTTAGTAAAAATTCGGTTAAAAACGCTGCATTCATACTATAGCTTTTATCAAAATATACGGCATGGTCGTAAAAATTAGTTGCAAAAGCGCCATAATCGTTACCTCCTGTGCCACTATTTATTATATACAAAGCACCAGCTGCTCCAATAGCTCCAATACATTGGGCAATTATATAAGGTATGACTTCTTTTATTGAATGTTTGCCTCCTGCCAACAACCCTAAAGTAACCGCTGGATTAAAATGTCCACCAGAAATATGCCCCACAGCATAGGCCATAGTTAAAACAGTAAGTCCAAAGGCTAAAGAAACGCCTATTAATAAAATTCCAATTTGTCCACTATCGGATGGCGCAATTTGAGAAGCAAAAATAGCACTTCCGCAACCGCCAAAAACCAGCCAAAAGGTTCCAAAAAATTCAGCAAATAATTTTTTCATAAGTTAATATTTAAAAGTTAAATGATTAAATGTAGTAAATTATTTAAAGAACTTGTTCAAACTTTTTTAATTGAAGCTAAAATCGGTCATTTAGTATTAGGTTGAAGGCTTTTTTGAGTTGCATAGCAGGGCTACGGAAGGAATAAAAAGACTAAAAGCAAGTGCAAAAGGGCATTTTTTTAGTCAATAATGAAAAGCTTAAACAAGTTCAATACCCAACACACAAAAAAGCAGAATTGTCACAATCAAGTTTTCATTCAACAAACTTTTAGAAATTATTAGTTAAATGCTTTATCTTTGCAGTAAATTATATAGACAGATGAAACTTCTTTTAATAACAATCGTTTTATTAGGATTAGGAATTGCAGGAATTGCCATAAAAATTTGGGCTAAAAAAGACGGCAAATTTGCTGGTACATGTGCAAGCCAAAACCCCATGCTTAATAAAGATGGGGAAAGCTGTGGTTTTTGTGGAAAAACTCCAGACCAATTTAGCGATTGCAACGAACCTCAACATTCATAATCTTTTATGAATTTTATTGATTTTGTTTATTATGGCTTTATCGCTGTAGTTGCTATTCAAGTTGTTTATTATGTGTTTTTCTTCTCAAAGTTTGCCTTTATAAAACCTAAAAAGGAACCAACAAAAAAAATCCCTGTATCGGTAATTATCTGTGCTAAAAACGAAGCCAAAAATCTTCAAAACTTTTTGCCTTCTGTTATTTCCCAAAGTTACCCAGATTTTGAAATTGTTTTAATTAACGATGCTTCTACAGATGATACACTTGAGGTTATAGAAGCTTTTGCAGCTAACCATAGTAACATAAAAATTGTTGATGTTAAAAATATTGAAGCCTTCTGGGGAAATAAAAAATATGCATTAACACTTGGTATTAAAGCATCGAAAAACGATCATCTTCTGTTTACCGATGCCGATTGCAAACCCCTTTCAAAATATTGGATACACGATATGTGTACACATTTTAATGACGAACAAACCATTGTTTTAGGCTATGGAGCTTATTCCAAAATTAAAAAATCATTTTTAAACAAACTTATCCGTTTTGAAACTTTAGTTACGGCGGTTCAGTATTTTTCGTTTGCAAAAGCAGGTATTCCGTATATGGGTGTTGGCCGTAATTTAGCCTATGCAAGAAAGGAGTTTTTTAATGCGAATGGTTTTATTAATCACATAAAACTGCGTTCGGGCGACGATGATTTATTTATAAACCAAATCGCAACCAAAAGCAATACAGCCATCTGTTTATCTGCAAATAGCTTTACCCAATCATTACCCAAAACAACCTTTAGCGACTGGATAAAACAAAAAAGAAGACATATTTCTACTGCAAAATTTTACAAATTAAGTCATAAAATTTTATTGGCGTTACTTTACATTTCACAATTACTTTTTTGGGTTCTTGCCCCCATTCTTCTTATTGCTCTATTTAAGTGGCAAATTGTAATTGGCCTTATTTTAATAAAACTTACTCTACAATACACTATGTTTGGCATGTCGGCAAAAAAGTTGGAAGAGCAAGACCTAATAATTATGCTTCCTTTTTTAGAAGTTTTTTTAATTATAACACAATTAACTATCTTTATAAATAATCTTATCTCAAAACCTAATCATTGGAAGTAAACGAAGCCATTAAACGTGCCAAGGAAAACGACCAAAAAGCATTTAATTTTTTATTGGATACCTTTTGGGATGATGTGTATGGTTTTCAATTAAAGCGTGTTCAAAATGAAAATGATGCCGAAGATATCACCATTCAAACATTTTCTAAAGCCTTTGATAGAATTGAAACCTACAACAGCAGTTTTAAGTTTAAAACTTGGCTAATTACCATTTCAAAAAACATTCATATAGATTTATTACGGAAGGAAAAAAACTCTATTTCCCAGATTATATCTAATGATGACAAATCGGTATATCAAATTTTAGATGAATCCCCTTCTCCCGAAGATGAACTGATAACCGAGCAGCATTTAGCAAAATTACTACGCGACATAAAAAAATTAAAACCACATTATCAAGAAATTATAAACTTACGTTACTTTCAAGAGCTGAGTTATAAAGAAATTTCAATCCAGCTTAAAGAACCCATAAATAATGTAAAAGTGAAGTTGTTGCGTGCTAAAAAATTATTGTCTGAAATTATTCAGGAAAAATAGATGATTACTAAACTTAAAAACCTTGGTCCTGGTCTATTGTTTGCTGGTGCAGCCATTGGCGTTTCGCACTTAGTACAATCAA
This genomic window from Mariniflexile sp. TRM1-10 contains:
- the murB gene encoding UDP-N-acetylmuramate dehydrogenase, yielding MQIQQNISLKPFNTFGIDVSANYFVSVSTIEELKHILSLKDYRNKLVLGGGSNMLLTKDFEGLVIHINLKGIEIVFEDSDFVFVKANAGENWHEFVLWCINNDFGGIENLALIPGNVGTTPIQNIGAYGVEIKDTFESCDAISIEKHAIETFKKQDCHFDYRNSIFKNEAKGKYIVTSVTFKLTKQNHQLHINYGTIASELEAMHIKNPTIQDISKAVISIRESKLPNPKIIGNSGSFFKNPVVPITHYNKLLQNFADMPSYPVSNTEVKIPAGWLIEKAGFKGKRFGNYGVHKNQALVLVNYGKAKGSDILNLSILIQETIKRLFDVYIEAEVNII
- a CDS encoding anti-sigma factor: MNAKIITFLNSGLLEKYLLDNTTSAETETVESYISKYPEVQNAYNTLQHNLEIVAKSNAIEAPKSILNNILDELDEAPIVKMNATTRQKLWYKFSVAASIAALIFAGNSYFLHLKNEKLAEENQIVVDEIFDLRSDIDANNKKLDNIMQQFMELNDPDTYKYIMQGNGRAKNLKTVAYINPKDKTSMIDVVSLPQLPEEQCYQIWAELQGKMVSLGILTDADRQLKKIPYTENALGLNITIEPKGGNTVASLDNTVAEIDLQ
- a CDS encoding pyridoxal phosphate-dependent aminotransferase → MPTISRKGLLMPESPIRKLVPYAEQATKNGKAIYYLNIGQPDIKTPEVALNAVRENDVEILSYSRSEGSDTYRKKLAAYYNKYDIKVSHEDIIVTTGASEGLLFLFSSIMDPGDEVIISEPFYANYIAFSTSSGVNVVPAICSIEDNFALPSIETFEKLITPKTKAILICNPGNPTGYLYSKEEIEKLAALAIKHDLFLVADEVYREFVYDGNTHYSIMQVDGLEEHAVVIDSVSKRYSMCGARVGCLVSKNKTVLKTVLKFAQARLSPPTYAQIASEAALDTPQSYFDDVIAEYVDRRDTLIKELLKIDGVKVAKPKGAFYCIVELPIKNSDDFAQWLLEHFDINGETVMVAPAGGFYSTPGLGLNQVRIAYVLKKESLIKAVHILKEALKVYKD
- the aqpZ gene encoding aquaporin Z, producing MKKLFAEFFGTFWLVFGGCGSAIFASQIAPSDSGQIGILLIGVSLAFGLTVLTMAYAVGHISGGHFNPAVTLGLLAGGKHSIKEVIPYIIAQCIGAIGAAGALYIINSGTGGNDYGAFATNFYDHAVYFDKSYSMNAAFLTEFLLTMFFLIIIMGATDKLANGKFAGIAIGLGLTLIHLISIPITNTSVNPARSLSQAIFVGGPAISQLWLFWVAPILGAVAGGIIYKFLLQTNLKEA
- a CDS encoding RNA polymerase sigma factor — translated: MISSIEKEIVSLLERGDKKAITILYENYADALYGVIKKIIADDDTAQDVLQESFVKIWRYSKKYDSSKAKLFTWLYRIAYNTAIDKVRSQKNKDGKEVQIENSNVYKISADELNQDVMDMQKHLNSLDEKYQIVINALFFEGMTQQEASEELDIPLGTIKSRLKIGLRELKKIYSP
- a CDS encoding membrane or secreted protein, whose amino-acid sequence is MKLLLITIVLLGLGIAGIAIKIWAKKDGKFAGTCASQNPMLNKDGESCGFCGKTPDQFSDCNEPQHS
- a CDS encoding RNA polymerase sigma factor; translated protein: MEVNEAIKRAKENDQKAFNFLLDTFWDDVYGFQLKRVQNENDAEDITIQTFSKAFDRIETYNSSFKFKTWLITISKNIHIDLLRKEKNSISQIISNDDKSVYQILDESPSPEDELITEQHLAKLLRDIKKLKPHYQEIINLRYFQELSYKEISIQLKEPINNVKVKLLRAKKLLSEIIQEK
- a CDS encoding glycosyltransferase, producing the protein MNFIDFVYYGFIAVVAIQVVYYVFFFSKFAFIKPKKEPTKKIPVSVIICAKNEAKNLQNFLPSVISQSYPDFEIVLINDASTDDTLEVIEAFAANHSNIKIVDVKNIEAFWGNKKYALTLGIKASKNDHLLFTDADCKPLSKYWIHDMCTHFNDEQTIVLGYGAYSKIKKSFLNKLIRFETLVTAVQYFSFAKAGIPYMGVGRNLAYARKEFFNANGFINHIKLRSGDDDLFINQIATKSNTAICLSANSFTQSLPKTTFSDWIKQKRRHISTAKFYKLSHKILLALLYISQLLFWVLAPILLIALFKWQIVIGLILIKLTLQYTMFGMSAKKLEEQDLIIMLPFLEVFLIITQLTIFINNLISKPNHWK